The proteins below are encoded in one region of Rahnella sikkimica:
- a CDS encoding Hha/YmoA family nucleoid-associated regulatory protein, with amino-acid sequence MTKMDFLLRLRRCSKLDTLELVVSHQRERMSREWMNEFELAADHRRAEIIVGKLFDRVPKAVWQQVA; translated from the coding sequence ATGACCAAGATGGATTTTTTACTGCGCCTGAGGCGCTGTTCAAAGCTGGACACGCTGGAGCTGGTGGTCAGTCACCAGCGGGAACGCATGTCCCGGGAGTGGATGAATGAGTTTGAGCTGGCCGCCGATCACCGGCGCGCAGAAATCATCGTGGGCAAGTTGTTTGACCGTGTACCTAAAGCCGTCTGGCAGCAGGTTGCATGA
- a CDS encoding Replication protein, with product MSNTVQIISDSSTPVFTEDAPVSNKRGESNRRRKGHSKIHRRYTPKLCCAVPRGTASKVAARVQNHDWHRNLDLIALRRKGYVPYTKRNTPDFVPKPMRIRAREEIRQTLTVLSMAMAAYCDYNPDSDYNFEIMMPFEQIAAATGMLHVYENGRKAYDSPREALSVMEQMGYVIVDHDKDPDAGQNKPMRIWLADKFFTSRGITGEEIREWLGKFKLWALKKGLTESLRKKYEHHLLRLEAFGLNLKRKHSLRNRLKQIKRWVVSPDLEAIKASSVATLEGKLDELVTQDNMRIDHLLDDKDVQQRALSRKRKQQHPYYRAWVLWSNSVMPHEAMTLEAAFRHAHPGLVSTDPETYYRLLLEHADYR from the coding sequence ATGAGTAATACAGTGCAGATTATATCGGATAGCAGTACGCCGGTATTCACGGAAGACGCGCCGGTCAGCAATAAGCGCGGGGAATCTAACAGACGTCGCAAGGGGCATTCCAAAATTCACCGCCGCTATACGCCTAAACTTTGTTGTGCCGTGCCGCGGGGAACCGCGTCGAAAGTGGCTGCCCGCGTGCAGAATCACGACTGGCACCGCAATCTGGATCTTATCGCTCTCAGGCGCAAAGGTTATGTTCCCTACACGAAACGTAACACCCCAGACTTTGTCCCAAAGCCTATGCGTATCAGGGCCAGGGAAGAAATCAGACAGACACTGACGGTGCTTTCGATGGCAATGGCTGCGTATTGTGACTACAACCCCGACAGTGATTACAACTTCGAGATCATGATGCCGTTCGAGCAGATTGCTGCAGCAACCGGAATGCTTCATGTCTACGAGAATGGTCGTAAAGCCTACGACAGTCCCCGGGAAGCGCTGTCAGTCATGGAGCAGATGGGCTACGTCATTGTGGATCACGATAAGGATCCGGATGCGGGCCAGAACAAACCGATGCGTATCTGGCTGGCCGATAAATTTTTCACGTCACGCGGAATAACTGGCGAAGAAATTCGTGAATGGCTCGGAAAATTTAAACTGTGGGCCCTTAAAAAAGGGCTGACAGAGAGTCTGCGAAAGAAATATGAGCACCATTTATTGCGACTCGAAGCTTTCGGGCTGAACCTGAAGAGGAAGCATTCCTTACGCAACCGGCTAAAACAAATCAAGCGGTGGGTCGTCAGTCCCGATCTCGAAGCGATTAAGGCGTCCTCAGTGGCAACGCTGGAAGGGAAGCTGGATGAGCTGGTGACTCAAGACAATATGCGTATTGATCATTTGCTTGACGATAAAGACGTTCAGCAGCGGGCGCTGAGCAGAAAACGCAAACAGCAACATCCGTATTACAGAGCCTGGGTCCTGTGGTCAAACAGCGTCATGCCGCATGAGGCCATGACTCTTGAAGCCGCATTCAGGCATGCGCACCCGGGGCTGGTGAGTACTGACCCGGAAACATATTACCGGTTATTGCTCGAGCACGCGGATTATCGCTGA
- a CDS encoding type II toxin-antitoxin system RelE family toxin, producing MARVEWTKHALKQLKSIPGNYRKAISEKISMLQRYPALVANLDIKKMAGGEGEFRMRVGDYRVIYRIENGEPVVITIQRIARRTSTTY from the coding sequence ATGGCCAGAGTCGAATGGACAAAGCATGCTCTTAAACAACTGAAGAGCATCCCGGGAAACTACCGGAAAGCAATCAGTGAAAAGATATCTATGCTGCAACGATACCCTGCCTTAGTCGCCAACCTGGATATTAAAAAAATGGCAGGTGGGGAAGGGGAGTTCAGGATGCGTGTCGGAGACTACCGGGTCATTTACAGAATCGAAAACGGTGAGCCGGTTGTGATTACCATTCAGCGTATCGCAAGAAGAACATCGACAACTTACTGA
- a CDS encoding helix-turn-helix domain-containing protein produces the protein MNHIQFITDEHGVKQAAVIPMELFERLMQQADLDELYEDISVTPGKHDDVQIPNEIVEIMVSKDVTIQAAWRIYRGLTQKDVAEKLGIKQAAVSQFEKSENPRKDKIERLAQLYECKVEQLTMD, from the coding sequence ATGAACCACATTCAATTTATCACTGATGAGCATGGTGTAAAGCAGGCTGCTGTCATTCCGATGGAGCTGTTTGAGCGTCTGATGCAACAAGCCGATCTCGATGAGCTTTATGAAGACATCAGCGTTACTCCGGGTAAGCATGATGATGTGCAGATCCCAAATGAAATTGTAGAAATCATGGTGAGTAAAGATGTCACCATCCAGGCGGCGTGGCGTATTTACCGTGGACTGACCCAAAAAGACGTTGCCGAAAAACTGGGGATTAAACAGGCCGCAGTATCTCAGTTCGAGAAGTCCGAGAACCCACGAAAAGACAAAATTGAGCGTTTGGCCCAGTTGTACGAATGCAAAGTGGAACAACTGACCATGGACTGA
- a CDS encoding MBL fold metallo-hydrolase, whose translation MSLSGITDEERKSDLARQLLPTSGALDTSVNAFFIHNGDRLILIDAGSAHFAGPSMGRLLDNIAAAGYKPEDVDTILLTHMHPDHIGGITNDKGEALFRNATVWAHKDDADFWLDNDLAATLAEDQRPFFSIAQDAAAPYIASDRFNTFVPGDDLIPGLVSIVEAPGHTPGHTAFMVTSAGEKMLFWGDISHLPSIQLPHPGATIELDVYPEMAIASRERVLAASAKEGYVIGAAHLPFPGIGRVRKDDTTGYAWVSVEYTALPALGN comes from the coding sequence ATGTCACTCTCAGGGATCACTGACGAAGAGCGTAAATCCGATCTGGCCAGACAACTGCTGCCAACCAGCGGTGCGCTGGATACCTCAGTGAACGCCTTCTTCATCCATAACGGTGATCGCCTCATCCTTATCGACGCAGGTTCGGCTCACTTTGCGGGTCCAAGTATGGGACGCTTGCTAGACAACATCGCTGCTGCCGGCTACAAGCCTGAAGACGTAGACACTATTCTTCTGACACACATGCACCCTGATCATATTGGTGGCATCACCAATGATAAAGGCGAAGCTTTGTTCCGTAACGCGACCGTCTGGGCCCATAAAGATGATGCTGACTTCTGGCTGGATAACGACCTCGCAGCCACTCTCGCAGAAGATCAGCGTCCGTTCTTTAGCATTGCTCAGGATGCTGCCGCACCCTATATTGCAAGCGATCGCTTCAACACTTTCGTACCAGGGGACGACCTCATTCCGGGGCTGGTCAGCATCGTTGAGGCACCGGGTCATACGCCAGGTCACACAGCCTTTATGGTGACTTCTGCCGGTGAAAAAATGCTGTTCTGGGGTGATATTTCTCACCTTCCCTCTATTCAGCTGCCGCACCCAGGTGCAACGATTGAACTGGATGTGTATCCGGAAATGGCCATTGCTTCACGCGAACGCGTACTGGCTGCTTCAGCAAAAGAAGGTTATGTCATTGGTGCGGCTCATCTGCCGTTCCCGGGCATTGGTCGTGTACGTAAAGATGACACTACAGGTTATGCATGGGTATCCGTTGAGTACACCGCATTGCCTGCACTCGGAAACTGA
- a CDS encoding amidohydrolase family protein, with amino-acid sequence MTFPLIDRHYLSPSLTVVHASDALPQQLNALQEAGGGLALTPVSEQRVGYGLTLLNHFRGIERQGLGIDGNALAGGGNMFETLRISALTQSGEAKDETLPDPRELLRLATRRSAESLGLSDITGTLEERKRADN; translated from the coding sequence GTGACCTTCCCCCTGATAGACCGCCACTACCTTTCACCCTCTCTTACGGTGGTTCACGCCAGCGACGCCCTGCCACAGCAGTTGAACGCACTGCAGGAAGCCGGAGGAGGGCTGGCATTAACACCGGTCAGTGAGCAGCGCGTTGGTTACGGACTTACGCTGCTTAATCATTTCAGGGGCATTGAAAGACAGGGATTGGGTATCGACGGAAATGCTCTGGCCGGGGGAGGAAACATGTTTGAAACGCTTCGTATCTCTGCGCTTACCCAGAGCGGAGAAGCTAAGGATGAAACGCTGCCTGATCCTCGGGAACTGCTGAGGTTAGCAACGCGGCGCTCAGCTGAATCTCTGGGGCTGAGTGATATTACCGGCACTCTGGAAGAGAGAAAACGGGCAGATAATTAA
- a CDS encoding MFS transporter → MNRTFFMQGNLKENYHKIIFGFSIFRVFRNLTFHYAIMVSFYLSIGLSVAQIGWLEAAYWGTKLFSDVPSGYAADRYGHRRGLYIGNALIIASLTLLVFSTSFSQCVAAQIIVAMGHSLTAVSDSAGCRQSLLNLIIASKYRVAESVGTASRNFSLFVGVNCGAILLHFYGLRGLFILSIGAIAAAIATVHLFCPHHDAENRQVSGKSKRERGSQRQDFSGKLWISSLAIAYSCLYFIEFFSIPFTQVLLGEKGFSSDSIAMLFSFLLLGSGVASTVISRLSLSFGVLITFILIAVLIHGIFLVILVENSWSYALFLLTYSGFMVGKGAYIPIIRSEILRTADPARASAVLGFISMLGGATLFFLSPVIFDLISQKGSIAGAIVILAVGVTGALVMLIGWLYSRLCVKTKIVPSTVSE, encoded by the coding sequence ATGAACAGAACATTTTTTATGCAAGGGAATCTGAAAGAGAACTACCATAAAATAATCTTTGGTTTTTCTATTTTTCGCGTATTCAGAAACCTGACCTTTCACTATGCCATAATGGTCTCTTTTTACCTCAGCATCGGGCTGTCCGTTGCCCAGATCGGCTGGCTGGAGGCAGCATACTGGGGAACCAAACTGTTCTCCGACGTTCCCTCAGGCTATGCAGCTGACAGATATGGACACCGGCGCGGACTTTATATCGGCAACGCACTGATTATTGCCTCTCTTACGCTGCTGGTGTTCAGCACCAGTTTTTCACAGTGTGTTGCAGCTCAGATTATCGTGGCGATGGGGCACAGTCTGACTGCCGTTTCAGATTCTGCAGGCTGCCGCCAGTCTTTGCTTAACCTGATAATTGCCAGCAAGTATCGTGTGGCAGAATCTGTTGGTACGGCAAGTCGCAATTTCTCTCTGTTCGTCGGTGTGAACTGCGGTGCCATTCTTTTACATTTTTATGGATTGCGTGGGTTGTTTATATTAAGCATTGGCGCAATCGCAGCAGCTATCGCCACGGTTCATCTGTTTTGCCCACACCATGATGCTGAAAACCGTCAGGTCAGCGGCAAAAGCAAGCGTGAAAGAGGCTCACAACGGCAAGACTTTTCTGGAAAATTATGGATTAGCTCGCTAGCGATTGCTTATTCCTGCCTCTACTTTATTGAATTTTTCTCCATCCCTTTTACCCAAGTGCTGCTTGGCGAAAAAGGATTCTCTTCAGACTCGATAGCCATGCTGTTTAGTTTCCTGCTATTAGGCAGCGGCGTTGCATCTACCGTTATATCAAGGCTCTCGTTATCGTTCGGCGTATTAATAACATTTATCCTGATAGCGGTATTAATTCACGGTATTTTTCTGGTGATTCTGGTCGAAAACAGCTGGTCTTACGCACTATTTTTACTCACTTATAGCGGGTTTATGGTTGGTAAAGGCGCTTATATACCGATAATAAGAAGTGAAATACTGAGAACGGCCGATCCCGCCAGAGCATCTGCCGTTCTTGGATTTATTTCTATGCTTGGCGGGGCAACGCTGTTTTTCCTCTCCCCGGTGATCTTTGATCTGATAAGCCAGAAAGGTAGTATCGCTGGTGCGATAGTCATTCTCGCCGTCGGTGTGACTGGCGCTCTCGTTATGCTTATTGGCTGGCTGTATTCCCGTTTGTGCGTCAAAACAAAGATTGTGCCTTCCACGGTGTCAGAGTAG
- a CDS encoding ATP-grasp domain-containing protein, producing MEAKSSHLVFVETRYTNLKTLHYALDAGYRVSYVGSRRYSDSYDGPEFRALQSRLQNLIWVDNSAEREDVRSALATITQQHQIDAVICFFEIAINACAQAADDLHLPFTHAEAVAICRDKLRCRAFLHEQGIPTLPWYELRERGEIYRAVEEIGLPLIVKPRRGAVSKFIDIIENEKDLQLFLVQHAQPSANDTGIDAEVLSHGFLAERYLSGKMYSVELIANGRELRCITVTEKIVWNTSSFVELGAIIPANTSADKFREISSYAINCVAAINLGRGIFHVEVIDTGNEIVLIEINPRIIGGNGRKMIISSYAFNLDQAIIDAYLGNDFGDIPQQPVKTTVGHHIAPLEAGKPAVQKNAALTIDDHVDLYIKIDENASFNAFRSNYDSQGWFINAAEQRSLALEQNRHGLNAIAQHYGIKLIIDTPLV from the coding sequence ATGGAAGCAAAAAGTTCACACCTGGTTTTTGTGGAAACGCGTTATACCAATCTTAAAACGCTCCATTACGCGTTGGATGCCGGCTACCGGGTCAGCTATGTCGGTTCACGACGTTATTCTGACTCTTATGACGGGCCGGAATTCCGCGCGCTGCAGTCGCGGTTACAGAATTTAATCTGGGTGGACAATAGCGCCGAACGCGAAGATGTCAGATCCGCATTAGCCACCATCACTCAGCAGCATCAGATCGATGCCGTTATCTGTTTTTTTGAAATAGCCATTAATGCCTGTGCGCAGGCTGCAGATGATTTGCATCTCCCCTTCACTCACGCTGAGGCTGTCGCAATCTGCCGGGATAAGCTGCGCTGCCGCGCCTTTCTACATGAGCAGGGTATTCCGACTTTGCCCTGGTATGAACTACGCGAGAGAGGAGAAATTTACCGTGCCGTTGAGGAAATCGGCCTGCCGCTGATTGTCAAACCTCGCCGTGGGGCAGTCAGCAAATTTATCGATATCATAGAAAATGAAAAAGATTTACAGCTGTTTCTGGTGCAACATGCCCAGCCCTCGGCAAATGATACCGGCATTGATGCCGAGGTGTTATCACATGGATTTCTAGCCGAAAGGTATTTATCCGGCAAAATGTACTCCGTGGAGCTGATTGCCAATGGTCGTGAATTAAGATGTATCACCGTTACTGAAAAAATTGTCTGGAATACCTCATCCTTCGTTGAGCTGGGCGCAATTATACCCGCCAATACCAGTGCAGATAAATTCAGAGAAATATCTTCCTACGCCATCAACTGCGTCGCCGCCATCAATCTTGGGCGTGGGATATTCCATGTCGAAGTGATTGATACGGGTAATGAGATAGTACTGATAGAGATCAACCCAAGAATAATTGGTGGTAATGGCCGTAAGATGATTATCTCTTCTTATGCGTTTAATCTCGATCAGGCCATTATTGATGCTTACCTTGGCAATGACTTTGGCGATATCCCGCAACAGCCAGTAAAAACCACTGTCGGACATCATATCGCGCCGCTGGAAGCAGGAAAACCAGCGGTACAGAAAAATGCTGCACTGACTATAGATGATCATGTCGATCTCTATATAAAAATTGATGAGAACGCCTCGTTTAACGCCTTCAGAAGCAATTATGACTCCCAGGGCTGGTTTATTAATGCCGCAGAACAACGCAGCCTAGCGCTTGAGCAAAACCGTCACGGACTGAATGCCATCGCACAACATTATGGCATCAAACTTATTATCGACACCCCGCTGGTGTAA
- a CDS encoding SDR family NAD(P)-dependent oxidoreductase, producing the protein MAEAVKQYQPALIIHSASADIIAPLQELIATNYQSLKSLTEASLPSMLAAQRGRIINIGSVAQQRASEPLTDYAGAKSLADWYLQQTALRYRENGIETTTILCDLTRSAFSSALDLPGTTPLEPEEVAESVLTTGLQQQRLAGHYILTSNGLFELRDEEKSAAALHDIPPEKTAPTPAGVNAAVTHSRSALRALLNQILPDSVGKSDQQLRMNNISGWDSMIQIAIALEVEEKFGITLSGSAISELTSFDALCQAIESR; encoded by the coding sequence CTGGCGGAGGCGGTTAAACAGTACCAGCCAGCGCTGATTATTCACAGCGCCAGCGCCGACATCATCGCACCACTGCAGGAGCTGATTGCCACCAATTACCAATCGTTGAAATCGCTGACGGAAGCCTCTCTGCCTAGCATGCTTGCCGCCCAGCGCGGGCGCATCATTAATATTGGTTCTGTTGCTCAACAACGGGCCAGTGAACCACTAACCGACTACGCAGGAGCGAAAAGCCTCGCAGACTGGTATCTGCAGCAGACCGCTCTGCGGTACCGGGAAAATGGCATCGAAACCACCACTATTTTGTGTGATTTAACGCGCAGCGCGTTTTCATCTGCTCTGGATCTCCCTGGCACAACGCCGCTTGAACCGGAAGAGGTGGCAGAAAGCGTGCTCACCACGGGGCTTCAGCAGCAGCGTCTGGCAGGGCATTACATTCTGACCAGTAATGGACTTTTCGAGTTACGGGATGAAGAAAAAAGCGCCGCTGCGCTGCACGATATCCCGCCAGAAAAAACAGCCCCCACGCCGGCGGGGGTCAACGCTGCAGTAACGCACTCGCGCAGCGCACTACGTGCCCTGCTTAATCAGATTTTGCCGGACTCGGTCGGTAAATCCGATCAGCAGCTGCGAATGAATAATATTTCTGGCTGGGACTCAATGATTCAAATCGCAATTGCGCTGGAAGTTGAAGAAAAATTTGGCATTACGCTCTCCGGTAGCGCTATTTCTGAACTCACTTCATTTGACGCTCTCTGTCAGGCTATCGAATCAAGGTGA
- a CDS encoding MaoC/PaaZ C-terminal domain-containing protein yields the protein MKFSQFSVGQYVSFDKTFSLTDYEKFRDFSADSNPLHWNRDFALASGSAQLILPLGLATSPFSAIAGMAFPGVPSLIISSSYNAHSPVHYDRDITYSAKITHISAEKRILKLELKAYEKTVALISGEMVVQARFDEWEIPADLTAEFTLKQPNNLVLITGSDGAIGSACATQFEKAGWRRRLNSTSQR from the coding sequence ATGAAATTCAGCCAGTTTTCTGTTGGGCAGTATGTATCGTTTGACAAAACATTCTCTCTGACAGATTACGAGAAATTCCGCGACTTCAGTGCAGATTCAAATCCTCTGCACTGGAACCGCGACTTTGCTCTTGCCTCGGGAAGTGCTCAGCTGATACTTCCGCTGGGGCTGGCGACCTCGCCGTTTTCAGCTATTGCGGGAATGGCCTTTCCGGGGGTGCCATCCTTAATTATCTCATCATCGTATAACGCACACAGCCCGGTACACTATGACCGGGATATTACCTACTCCGCTAAAATAACCCATATATCTGCGGAAAAAAGGATTTTGAAACTTGAGCTCAAGGCATACGAAAAAACCGTTGCGCTGATTTCAGGTGAAATGGTGGTACAGGCCAGATTTGATGAATGGGAAATTCCCGCCGATCTCACCGCTGAATTTACGCTTAAGCAGCCAAATAATCTTGTGCTGATTACCGGATCTGACGGTGCAATAGGCTCCGCTTGTGCAACGCAATTTGAAAAAGCAGGCTGGCGGAGGCGGTTAAACAGTACCAGCCAGCGCTGA
- a CDS encoding HAD-IIIC family phosphatase, translating to MGTGQVFSAGIPFRGEREILTTREILFAIHKVLDADCDVIEVHSSIPTLSGLKRGTAKWSFLRAIRELVRQGKTLLFPAFTFSYSAGKEFNIHHSPSETGVLADWVLSLPEARRTPNPIFSFVVIGPKSPLFLNADHHDAYGPRSVFAVLEEQNAGALMIGAAWDYLSFLHKMEQQHAVPYREFKTFNILADFGNGPVDPDMRVYVRRRDINTELNFAAAGLTAEAEGVVTSFALGQGEIKFVWLRTIVNICNREMAASPFFLLQEGNRVAADIANLELQQQQQPFRVALLSAENPDYLVEALKKQLAIAAPSRRFVFYANHYGNFYQDLTLNDSSLRDFKPNLTIIADTLESISGKAGRYALDEESHHSRLQRWHSAVSSWMANSDHQVVVFKPVWSISAPADEGVGASSTRYDAEVEELAAQLSAELRQRGGILIDTATLAAEAASPLRDPRTWYLARTPWSPQFARAAANRIAGLILDRCGLSVRLIVVDLDNTLWGGVATDDGIEGVALGGDYPGNAHRDFQLLLKSLSQCGIGLAVASKNDADVAWEIIDRHPEMVLQRDDFVDDEIHWQPKADSIQRIASRLNLGLSNIMFLDDNPIEREAVRRTLPQVIVPELGNEPALYCEVLIKTPGLNRALITENDRHRVQSFKQLKTVATARSSASDAFSFIKELNVTLTFSALSSGNSSRAEQLMTKTNQFNTTIKRYSALDLKSLQDRGYTVKVLEVTDKYNPQEIMGVLVMKDEVVDSIVISCRAFGKGIEQAIFHVLTKQTFERFARALRVEFIKTSKNHIVADILSGLKFTEQDGSWTASADSISVAIPAVTLSGLEELPL from the coding sequence ATGGGAACTGGTCAGGTATTTTCTGCGGGTATCCCCTTCAGGGGAGAAAGGGAGATTTTAACCACCCGGGAGATCCTCTTTGCCATCCATAAAGTGCTGGATGCAGATTGCGATGTTATTGAAGTGCACTCCTCAATACCAACGCTCTCCGGGCTGAAACGCGGTACAGCCAAATGGAGTTTTCTGCGTGCAATCAGAGAACTAGTAAGACAGGGTAAAACGTTACTGTTTCCCGCATTTACGTTTTCCTATTCAGCGGGCAAAGAGTTCAATATTCACCATTCTCCGTCGGAAACCGGGGTGCTGGCGGACTGGGTGCTGAGTCTGCCGGAAGCGAGGCGCACACCCAATCCAATTTTCTCTTTTGTGGTTATCGGCCCCAAATCCCCCCTGTTTTTAAATGCCGATCACCACGATGCCTATGGTCCGCGCTCGGTTTTTGCGGTGCTTGAAGAGCAGAATGCCGGTGCGCTGATGATTGGCGCAGCCTGGGATTACCTCAGCTTTCTGCATAAAATGGAGCAACAGCACGCCGTCCCCTACCGTGAATTTAAAACCTTTAATATCCTTGCGGACTTCGGCAACGGGCCGGTTGACCCGGATATGCGCGTTTATGTGCGCCGCCGCGATATCAACACTGAACTGAACTTTGCCGCGGCGGGGCTGACAGCAGAAGCAGAGGGGGTCGTTACCTCGTTTGCGCTGGGACAGGGAGAGATTAAATTTGTCTGGCTGCGCACTATCGTGAACATCTGTAACCGGGAGATGGCCGCCAGCCCATTTTTCTTATTGCAAGAAGGCAACCGGGTCGCTGCCGATATTGCCAACCTTGAGTTACAGCAGCAGCAGCAGCCGTTTCGCGTTGCACTGCTCAGCGCCGAGAATCCCGATTACCTTGTAGAAGCGTTAAAAAAGCAGCTGGCGATCGCTGCTCCGTCAAGACGTTTTGTTTTTTATGCCAATCACTATGGCAACTTCTATCAGGATCTGACCTTAAACGACTCTTCCCTCCGCGACTTCAAACCCAACCTGACGATTATTGCCGATACACTCGAAAGCATCAGCGGTAAGGCCGGGCGTTATGCGCTCGATGAGGAGAGCCACCACAGTCGGTTACAGCGCTGGCACAGCGCTGTCTCTTCATGGATGGCAAACAGTGACCATCAGGTGGTGGTGTTTAAACCGGTCTGGAGCATTTCTGCGCCGGCGGATGAAGGCGTTGGTGCTTCTTCCACACGGTATGACGCAGAGGTAGAAGAGCTTGCCGCTCAGCTAAGCGCAGAGTTACGTCAGCGCGGCGGCATCCTGATAGATACCGCAACCCTGGCCGCAGAGGCAGCCAGCCCGCTTCGCGATCCGCGCACCTGGTATCTGGCGCGTACGCCCTGGTCCCCTCAGTTTGCCCGGGCTGCGGCCAACCGGATAGCCGGTTTGATCCTCGACCGCTGCGGTCTTTCCGTGCGTCTGATTGTGGTGGATCTCGATAACACGCTGTGGGGCGGTGTGGCAACCGATGATGGCATTGAAGGCGTGGCGCTGGGAGGAGACTATCCGGGCAACGCCCACAGAGATTTTCAGCTGCTGCTTAAGTCCCTGTCGCAGTGTGGGATCGGACTGGCTGTCGCCAGTAAAAACGATGCAGATGTCGCATGGGAAATTATTGATCGCCACCCGGAAATGGTTCTGCAGCGGGATGACTTCGTCGACGATGAGATCCACTGGCAACCAAAGGCGGACTCAATCCAGCGTATTGCGAGCCGTTTAAATCTCGGTCTCTCTAATATTATGTTCCTGGATGATAATCCGATTGAGCGCGAAGCGGTCAGACGCACGCTCCCGCAGGTCATTGTGCCTGAGCTGGGCAATGAACCAGCCCTCTATTGTGAAGTGTTGATTAAAACACCGGGGCTTAACCGGGCGCTGATCACCGAAAATGACCGTCATCGCGTGCAGTCATTTAAGCAGCTCAAAACCGTAGCCACAGCGCGCAGCAGCGCCTCTGACGCATTCTCCTTTATTAAGGAGCTCAATGTCACGCTGACATTTTCGGCACTATCGTCCGGAAACAGTTCGCGTGCTGAACAGCTGATGACAAAAACCAATCAGTTTAATACCACGATTAAGCGATACAGCGCGCTGGATTTAAAATCTCTGCAAGATCGTGGTTATACGGTAAAGGTATTAGAGGTGACAGATAAATATAATCCGCAGGAGATAATGGGCGTACTGGTGATGAAAGATGAGGTTGTCGATTCAATCGTTATTTCCTGTCGCGCATTTGGTAAAGGTATTGAGCAGGCTATTTTTCACGTGCTGACAAAACAGACTTTCGAGCGTTTCGCGCGTGCTCTCCGCGTGGAATTTATTAAAACCAGTAAAAACCATATCGTCGCCGATATTCTCAGCGGCTTAAAGTTTACCGAGCAGGATGGTAGCTGGACTGCCAGCGCCGACAGCATCAGTGTTGCCATCCCGGCAGTGACCCTTTCAGGGCTTGAGGAACTCCCTTTATGA
- a CDS encoding HAD family hydrolase: MSSADSIIVLDIDGTLTDSVRPHQIAFEQSLRSFPFPALSTDWGQYQHHSDSGIFYEAWELAGFNGKPDLIQLEEQYRLAYDQVLAQHPVTPVAGASAFIASLSQTWGIVFATGSLRSGALHKLSVIGIDPDDFILITASEFHTREEIVQQAVQAGSLRYQIRQPQRVISIGDGIWDLKTARNLGYEFLGIGEGTKAEQLRTSGATVYADFNDLLADYRQIFSAQNSGETR; the protein is encoded by the coding sequence ATGTCATCCGCAGATTCAATTATTGTTCTTGATATTGACGGCACGCTGACTGACAGCGTGCGTCCACACCAGATTGCGTTTGAACAGTCGTTACGCTCTTTCCCTTTCCCGGCATTATCCACTGACTGGGGGCAATACCAGCACCACTCAGATAGCGGGATCTTTTATGAAGCCTGGGAGCTGGCGGGCTTTAACGGTAAACCAGACCTTATACAGCTTGAAGAGCAGTACCGCCTCGCTTATGACCAGGTGCTGGCGCAGCATCCGGTGACGCCAGTTGCGGGCGCTTCTGCTTTTATTGCCAGCCTCAGCCAGACGTGGGGCATTGTTTTCGCCACCGGCAGCCTGCGTTCAGGCGCTCTGCACAAGCTGAGCGTGATTGGCATTGATCCTGATGACTTTATTCTGATTACGGCATCAGAGTTTCATACGCGTGAAGAGATTGTCCAGCAGGCCGTTCAGGCTGGCAGCCTGCGTTATCAAATCCGCCAGCCACAGCGGGTGATATCGATAGGCGATGGCATCTGGGATCTGAAGACCGCCAGAAATCTTGGTTATGAGTTCCTGGGCATTGGCGAAGGGACAAAAGCAGAGCAACTGCGCACGTCGGGTGCAACGGTTTATGCCGACTTCAATGACCTGCTTGCCGACTATCGTCAAATTTTTTCAGCGCAGAACAGCGGGGAAACAAGGTGA